The Arachis duranensis cultivar V14167 chromosome 9, aradu.V14167.gnm2.J7QH, whole genome shotgun sequence genomic sequence GGTGGACCACATGGAGATTATTTCGTCAGTGTTCCCGGTGACGATCAGACCCTTCAGGAGATTACTCCATGGGTGAGTCCGGGCTCCATGTTTCCAGACTTCCTTGCTAGTGATGGCATTGTCGCCGAGTTCGGTGGACCGCATTTCCTTGAGGATATCTGGACCATTATCAGTGTTATGTTATGTACTTTGATGTTATGTTATGTACTTTGATGTTATGTACTTTGATGTTATGTTATGTTATGTACTTTGATGTTATGTTACATATTATCAGTCATCCCACCAAATAGTGTAGTTTGTTTTAGTCACTAAATTCCAAAATTAGAAAGACATTCAACATACTTATGTGGTACGAATTACAAGTTTCAACACTTATAGCATACAACTTAGTTCCACGTAGAACAATGGTCGCTAACTGAAATAAAATACATCTGCTGATATAGTAAGAAATAAAAACAGACAAATCATATCTCCTATTAATTCCCAGCATTCCCGCTGGGTCCTGTTGCTTGTGGACAACTACGACGGGTGTGTCCTGGCTGCCTACAGAGGCCACATCTCTTTGGCCGGTTCGGATCTGCATTATCCATGTTGGTGCGAATGCGTGTGGACCTTGGACGACCCTCCCTCGCACGCCTCATGTTCGGATCCGGTATAACGGTAGGCCCGGCATATGGTGGCCAGAAACCCTCCGGAATGGGAGGTGTAAATCCCATCTGATAGACACCGAAAACGGAACTAAGGCGATAGACCTGGTAGACGTAAGGCTGCCATGTAAGACGTGAATAAGCATAGCAGGCCAGGGCGTGAGGACACGGGAAATGAAGTGCTTGGAAGTATCCACAATCACAAGTCTTGGACCCTAATGAGACCCTGTACGTACCAAGTGAGAATGAACCTGTCGGAGTCATCTCAGCCACGGTGTACTCCGAGTTATCCCTGTCATAAACAGTCACTGTGAAGCACCTGGCTGTCTTCAGGTTGGCCTCAATACACTTTACTAGGTATTGACTGAATTGTTGTCCAGTACCCATCTGAGCCTCGGCCTCCCTACCCTTACAGACAAATAGCTCAGCCAGCCTTCCGTATGTGGCCTTCACCAGCGAGCAAACAGGGAGGTTCCTTACCTCCTTCAGGATTGAATTGACACACTCTGATATATTGGTCGTCATGTGCCCGAATCTCTGACCTTCATCACAGTACTGTGTCCACAACGAGTACTCAATTCGGTTCGCCCAGTCACACATTGCCGGATTCTCAGAGCGTAGGATGTCGAACCAGTAGTCAAACTCCACCTCGGTCTTCGCATATGCGGCGTTCACAAGAAGCCTCCGGGCATCTTTGCCCTTGAAGGTGAGGGCGAAATTCGCTGCAACGTGTCGAATgcagaagagaaagaaggaccATGACTCAGCATTCTCACCCTCAACTAGTGCGAATGTCACAGGGAGTATGTTGGAATTCCCGTCCTGTGCAATCGCCACAAGCAATGTTCTCCCATACTTGCCATATAGATGGGTGCCGTCAATACTCACCAACGGCTTGCAATAATGAAATGCTTCGATACAAGGGAGAATAGTCCAGAACATCCTATGAAAATAAGCCTGAGACTCATCCACCTGTCCACCAACTCGAATAGGGCAGGTCCTGAGGACTGCTACAGTGCCAGGCATAGTCAACTGAACTCCTAAGACCCACCGAGAGAGCTCGTTGTACGACTCATCCCAGTCCCCGTAGATGATTGCCACCGCCTTCTGCTTGGCCATCCACACCCTTCGGTATGTAGGCCTGAAGCCAAAGTGCGCTGCCGTTGCATTTAGAAGCACCTTGATGTTGACAGATGTGTCAGCCCTAACCATTGGCATGATGAATGTCGCTATCACGTGGTAGTCCAAGCTCCTATGGTCgctggagatggaggtggcgAGACAGGTATGCGGCCCGTTGTACCGCTTGACTTCCCAGATGCCCTTGCGCTGTCGGAGGCTTAGCCtaatcaaccatgtgcacccattcccAAACTCAGAACACTTTCCCACGTACCGGCGATAGTCAGACTCAACCACCTTGTACTGTACCCCTCGGTGGATGCTATACGTCTTGACACTCAACAGCTCCTCATCTTTATTCTGGAATTGTTGACCAACCTGGAACTCTGTTATACCGGCAGACCCGTCGGTATCTCTAGCGCCAAATCCAGCTAGCTGCCCAAGATGTCTGTCCTGCCTCATGGCATccagatccaaagatgaaaaataGGGTGGGTACTGATTTGTGCCAGAACTAGAACCACCAGTAGGCCTTATCGGATCACTCGCTCCAACATCATCGCCGCTTTCATCAGCGATAATATCCGGCTCGACTTCATCATCATCTGGATCATCACACAATCCCTCGCCAACACCAGCCGGAGGAGGACACTGTACTTCAGTCGGATGATGTTCATCATATCCAACCTCGTCTCCAACATTGCCGGTGAGATCAACAGCAAACGATGGGGAGGCGGCAGGCTGGACCGCTGCCTCATACACTGGAACAGAGGAAGAAGCAACCGCAGGTCTCGAGCTCGAACCGGCCGCCGTGGCTATAGTGTTGGCATTCTGGTTCGACCCACCAGAGCTAGATACCACGTCGACGAACTTAGCCAACAGCTCCGGTGTCCTCACCTCTAGAAACTGCCTACAAGAAAGAAACATGACCTGCAAGTCCTCATCACTCCCGATCGTGAAACAATCATACTTCACCGTATCGTGGAGCACCGTGATTAGAATGCGATAGAAAAACTTCTTAACTCTCTTCACTCCTTCCAGACCAAGTTTGCCAAGCACAGAGCTCACGAGACCATCGTAATTGGTCGCAGGGCTCATGGTAATACATAGAGGATCCTTATCCGTGAACTTCACCCCAGACCGAGTTTTTCTCTTAATCGATCCTCTGTGGTGTACTAGCACTAGAAAACTATCCTCACTAGCCATCTCACCTCTTTGTTCACAGCAACATGATTTcacaacatatatatagaaaacgGCTCCtaactaattcgaatcaattaCATTCGAATTACCCGGTGTGAATAATTCGAGTCTATATGATTCGAAATATGAACTTCTTCACCTAAACCTACTAATTCGAATTAAGATACTTCGATTTATGATTTGGTAGttcgaatcatattgattcgaattactcgtGATTTTTCATCTTAATTCGTGACAAATCAATTCGAATTACGTGTGAGTGTGCATGCATAATTCGGGACAAGTTAATTCGAACTACGTGCTTACATTGTCATATAGTAATTCGAATTttatcaattcgaattatgtGTTAGGCTAATTCGAATcttattgattcgaattatataaatatttgatCTGGTGGATTGTCGTAGCAAAGTTTCATTTGGCGGATTTGCGTAAAATTGAGCTAGCCTTGGCTCATTTGCGTTTTTTGCCCTAATTATTGTAAggcatgaaaaattattaaattctaacaataattattaaggataaatgattattataattaaaaataatatcaatttaaatGATATACAAATAAATCATGTCAAACATAACAATTTAAAAGGGTTACTTTTAAAAGAATATAGtttatgatatttaattttttacaaattattaaaaaaagtataattatttaacgatatttattttttaaattcactatgtatacaatttttttttgacaaaattttacttatgatggtaatttttttaatggtgTAAATGcggataattatatttttactttttgatataatcgatatattattaataatgaatagTAATTAACCCctcatatttttaatcaaaacatTTTAACGATAGTTTCTATTTATAGATATCAATTAATGattgtttttttaaaaatagaatccattatgattttaggttatttcataattaacaataataatacttgattatttctttaaaaattttcgatcGAACCGACCGGTCCGGTCTGAGTTTGACAACACTGGTCCGCGCGATGCGCAGGTAtcatttgttaaaaattaaccCGTTTAAACACTAGTAACTTATAATAAGTGCCACGCACAAAACCGGTTTAAACCCATCAGTATCTTTTCGTTTCTCCCGAATTCAAACAAAACAAATCTGAAATCCCTAAACTCCTCTTCTGCCGCCGCTGCCGCCTGCTGCCACCACCTCTGCGTCGCCAGCCCACCATTGGTAACCTCGCAGGTTCACTCTCTTCTCCACCTTCCCCAGCTCACGAAGAAGGGATTAGAGGAAGATGTTGTCTCCGCCTTAGGTGTTCTCTCCGCCGCTCAAGTCCACCGAACCCAACCACCATTCAAAACTTTCTGGGTACGATTCATTTTTACCTTACatttcttgttttcatttttctgcTTCTAGGCACGATGCAAGTCACCTGCATGTTTCATATTTGTTCTCTACCCTTAAATTCCTTTTCTATAATGCATATAAGGCGTCTTTTCTCCCTGGGATGATATTTTACACGGAAGACGGTTGGAGTTCTAGCACTGTTAATATTTCAAATTAGTAGTTAGTACATGATTACTTGAACTGTTGAACATGTACATTTTGTTCGTTTTAGTACTAATCTTTGATTAGGTTTCATAATTTGACTAGGTGAGCTGGTTATATAGCCTTATATTAAGTTGAAAGTGAAAAAGTTTGTCTAGTTGGTGTAAACAGAACACAGCAAGGTGCATTGTTTTACACTCGTTGAGGCTTTGCTCTGGGTATACAAATCAATTTGTGTTAACTTTTTATGACCAAGTCGTGAGTGGCGGTTGATGATagtttagaagaaaaaaaattctagaTTAGTTTCTTATTCATGTAATATTGCTTGCCAAATTGTATTATATATGTTGTTCTATGCATGAAAATTGGTGATCTACTGCCATGGCTTCTTATGAACAGAAAGTtcaataaaataagtaattgttgTAATTTAAATTCCATTGAACTTGTGCGATGAACTGAAATGTTTAATTGGTACTAATGCACCCTTATGGTGTGTCTTTTGATTCTTTGTGTCCTTATTTATGGTACAATGATGATAAAGACTAGCATCTCTTTGGTCTAAAACGCATGATCTTTATAGGTGGCTTTTCTTCTCAAGACATGTTGAGAGATTGGAAAACTATGCTTTATAGatatatcttttttgttttgttttggttttgtaTAGGGGTTTTTGTCtatccaaaaaagaaa encodes the following:
- the LOC107464545 gene encoding uncharacterized protein LOC107464545, giving the protein MASEDSFLVLVHHRGSIKRKTRSGVKFTDKDPLCITMSPATNYDGLVSSVLGKLGLEGVKRVKKFFYRILITVLHDTVKYDCFTIGSDEDLQVMFLSCRQFLEVRTPELLAKFVDVVSSSGGSNQNANTIATAAGSSSRPAVASSSVPVYEAAVQPAASPSFAVDLTGNVGDEVGYDEHHPTEVQCPPPAGVGEGLCDDPDDDEVEPDIIADESGDDVGASDPIRPTGGSSSGTNQYPPYFSSLDLDAMRQDRHLGQLAGFGARDTDGSAGITEFQVGQQFQNKDEELLSVKTYSIHRGVQYKVVESDYRRYVGKCSEFGNGCTWLIRLSLRQRKGIWEVKRYNGPHTCLATSISSDHRSLDYHVIATFIMPMVRADTSVNIKVLLNATAAHFGFRPTYRRVWMAKQKAVAIIYGDWDESYNELSRWVLGVQLTMPGTVAVLRTCPIRVGGQVDESQAYFHRMFWTILPCIEAFHYCKPLVSIDGTHLYGKYGRTLLVAIAQDGNSNILPVTFALVEGENAESWSFFLFCIRHVAANFALTFKGKDARRLLVNAAYAKTEVEFDYWFDILRSENPAMCDWANRIEYSLWTQYCDEGQRFGHMTTNISECVNSILKEVRNLPVCSLVKATYGRLAELFVCKGREAEAQMGTGQQFSQYLVKCIEANLKTARCFTVTVYDRDNSEYTVAEMTPTGSFSLGTYRVSLGSKTCDCGYFQALHFPCPHALACYAYSRLTWQPYVYQVYRLSSVFGVYQMGFTPPIPEGFWPPYAGPTVIPDPNMRRAREGRPRSTRIRTNMDNADPNRPKRCGLCRQPGHTRRSCPQATGPSGNAGN